The bacterium genomic interval TCGATCTCGCCGTCGATCTGCGCCGCCGGCGAGCCCGCGGCGACGAGCGCGCTGGGGCCCACGATCTCCTGGAGCAGGCGGTAGACCTCGAGCACGACCTCGGTTCCGTAGACCTTGACCGCGGAGGCGTCCGCCGGGTTCACGAACCCGGACTCGAGCTGCGACGTCATGCGCCAGTTGAGGAGCTTCATTGCTTCGATTCGCGCGTAGACCTCGGCCAGGTTCGACTGGACCCACGGCAGGTCGATCATCTTCTGACCGTCCGGCGTCTCGGTATCCCGCGCCCAGCTGATCACCTTCTCGGTCCGCGCGTACGCCGCGGAGCCGAAAGCCGCGAGTCCGACACGTTCGTGGTTCAGCTGGGAAGTGATCAGCTTCCAGCCGCCGTGCAGCCCGCCGACGATGTTCTCCTTGGGAACGCGCACGTTCTCGTAGTAGGACATCGCCGTGGCGGAGCCGGAGAGCGTGTGGATCGGCGCGGCGCTGAAGCCCTCGCTGTCGGCGGGGACGATGAACATCGTGATGCCCTTGTGCTTCGGGGCATCCGGATCGGTTCGCGCGGCGAGCCAGATGAAGTCCGTGTCCGTCGCACCCGACGTGAACATCTTCGTGCCGTTGATGACGTAGTCGTCGCCGTCGGCGACGGCCGTCGTCGTGAGGCTCGCGAGGTCCGTACCCGCGTTCGGCTCGGAGTAGCCGATCGAGAAGTGACACTCGCCGTGGAGGATCTTCGGCAGGTATTCCGCCTTCTGTTCCTCGCTGCCGTACTCCATCAGCGCCGGGCCGACCGTCGAGACGGTCACGAAGGGGAAGGGCGCGCCCGAGCGGCGCTGCTCTTCGAGGAAGATCATCTGCTCGACCATGGTCATGCCGCCGCCGCCGTACTCGCTCGGCCAGCCGACGCCGAGCCAGCCGTCCTTGCCGATCTGGCGCACGAGCTCGCGGTACTTCTGGCCGCCTTCCATGCCGGAGACTTCGGCCTTGACCTCGGGCGTCATCAGGTGGTCGAAGTAGGCACGGAGCTGCTGTCGCAGCGCCTTCTGGTCTTCGGTCAGGTCGATGTACATCTCTTCGTCTCCTCATGGACCGGATGGCGCGGTGACGCTTCGCAGGATCGGGCGGGCGCCGGCGCATCCGGGGTTGGGCGGCCGGAGCCGGTTCCGCCCCGAGTCATCGAAACCATAGCTGCGGAAAGAGGTGGGTGAAACATGTTCTACCGGGGGGTCATGGCGCCCCGAGGCGGCTTCCAGGGTCGCTCTGGCGCGTTTCGCGTCCCGACGGGGAGGCAGGGCCGAGGCCTCCCGCCGCGGCGTCCGGCTCGGGCATGCGGGGCTTCCACCGGAGACCCGGAGCCCAGCCGATCTTGAAAGGGTGTGGGTGACTCCGAATCGATGGACCCCCGAGTCGGTGGAGGGAGCGGTCCGGGCCGACCCCCTTCGGCCGCGTCTGCGCGCTCGACGACAGGAAGAATTTCCTGCCGCCCTCGTTCCCGTCATTCCACGCGCGTTTCCGAGGGGCAACGCACCGGCAGGTGAGCGCGCCAACCCATCGGACTGAAAGCACTGCTCCCATGTGCTCCCGGCGTCACCGTACTGCGGCGAGGCGCGCGCATCCGGTGGTGCGGCGGTCACGAGTGGTCCAGCGAGGGCGTTTCGCGGCTTGCCGTGAGACAGAGCGCGGGTACGCTTCGTTTTTCCTTCTGCCGATGAATCTTCCGGGGGCGAGCCGGGAGATGTGCCGAAAGGCAGCTCCCCAGAATTACCGAGTGTGAGAACAAGAACGCTTCGACCGCGGCGCAACCTGGCGGCCGCGCGAAGCGCTCGACTGTTTGAGGCACACCGGTTTGCGTCTGTCGTCTGGGCTCGAGGAATCCATCGTGGATGAAGACCTGAAGCGGATCGCCGCTCGGATCCGTAGCTGGCGGGACGAAGCCGGGCTGACTCTGCAGCAGCTCGGAGACCGCTCCGGCGTTTCCGCCAGCACGATCCACAAGATCGAGAACCTCCAGACGGTTCCGACGATCGCCGTGCTGCTCAAGGTGGCCCACGGGCTCAATCGGCGGCCGAGCGAGCTGCTCGCCGAAGTCGACGTCGGCCGGCAGGTGGCGGTCATGCGCCGCGACGATCGGCAGACCCTGTCGGTCGATTCGCGTGGGGCGATCGAACACCTCGTCGGGACGATCCCGCGGAACAAGCTCGACGTATGGCGCGTGCGGATCGAGCCCGGGATCGGTGCGGGCATGGAGGGTGATGAGCCCTGGCAGTTCCACGGCGAGATGGTCCTGCTCGTCGAAGAGGGCCTCGTCCGGACCGACGTCGGTGGCGAGATCTTCGAGGTCGGGCCCGGCGACTCGATCCACTTCGACCCGAGCATCCCCCACCGCTGGGTCGCCGCCGGCGAGAAGCCGGCGCAGGCGGTGGTCGTCGCGATCATCCCCGAGCGTCTGCAGGGGGACCTGATGGGCAGGATCACCGCCGCGATGGGGAACTCGTCGATCGAGGAGCCGGGCGCCGCGGCGCTGGCGGAGAACGCCTAGGGCTCAGGCCCGAGTCGGGTCCGCTTCGGCTTCACCGCCTCGGTCCGTGCGCTCCTCGGCGACGTCGCGGAGCACCTTCAGGATGCCCTCGCCGTAGCGCTGGGCCTTCGTCTCGCCGATCCCGTGGGCAAGGGTCAGATCCTCGACGCGCCTCGGCGGTTCCTCGAAGAGTCGTGAGAGTTCCCGGAGCGCGCGATCGCTCGCGATCACGTAGGGCGGCACGCCTTCGACCTGCGCGACCGTGAGTCGGTGGGCACGGAGCGCTTCGAAACGAGCCTGGCCGGCCTCGTCGAGCGGCGCGTCCTCCGTCGCCGTACCGCCCTTCTTACGGACGACGAAGCCCGGACTCGAGGGTGTCGGCGTTCGTGGCCCCGCCCCCTTCTCGGGCGGCAGCAGCAGACGGACCTCGCGCTCTCCGCGCATGACCGCCGCGCCGAGCTCGGTCAGCACCGCGACCGGGCGATCGCCACCGTCGAAGTCGAGCCAGCCCGCGGTGACGCAACGGCGCAGCAGGCGCGTGAGCCAGACCTCGCTTCGTTCGGCGAGGATCCCGAACGTCTTCGTCAGGTCGAGGCCGGCGCTCCGCAGGCGGGGATCGTCGACGCCCCGAAGCAGCGCGACGGCTGCCGAAAGGCCGTACCGGCCGTGGATCCGCGCGACCGCCGAGAGACTCTTGCGCACGAGGAGCGACACCTCCTCATCGGACTCGTCGTTCGCCCGTTGACCGCCGGCGCCCAGCTGGACGCAGATGTCGCAGCGCCCGCAGCCGGCGAGGGTCTCCTCCTCGTCACCGAAGTAGCGCAACACTGCATCGTGTCGGCAGGTCCCGCCTTCCGCGAAACGCATCAGCTCGAGGAAGAGGCTCCAGCGATGACGTGCGCTCTCGCTCGCGCCGGGGCCATCATGCACGGCATCGTTCTCGATCAGCGCGCGCCGGCGGGCCA includes:
- a CDS encoding acyl-CoA dehydrogenase family protein, encoding MYIDLTEDQKALRQQLRAYFDHLMTPEVKAEVSGMEGGQKYRELVRQIGKDGWLGVGWPSEYGGGGMTMVEQMIFLEEQRRSGAPFPFVTVSTVGPALMEYGSEEQKAEYLPKILHGECHFSIGYSEPNAGTDLASLTTTAVADGDDYVINGTKMFTSGATDTDFIWLAARTDPDAPKHKGITMFIVPADSEGFSAAPIHTLSGSATAMSYYENVRVPKENIVGGLHGGWKLITSQLNHERVGLAAFGSAAYARTEKVISWARDTETPDGQKMIDLPWVQSNLAEVYARIEAMKLLNWRMTSQLESGFVNPADASAVKVYGTEVVLEVYRLLQEIVGPSALVAAGSPAAQIDGEIEHEARQATINTFGGGVNEIQREIVSMAGLRMPRVPR
- a CDS encoding XRE family transcriptional regulator encodes the protein MDEDLKRIAARIRSWRDEAGLTLQQLGDRSGVSASTIHKIENLQTVPTIAVLLKVAHGLNRRPSELLAEVDVGRQVAVMRRDDRQTLSVDSRGAIEHLVGTIPRNKLDVWRVRIEPGIGAGMEGDEPWQFHGEMVLLVEEGLVRTDVGGEIFEVGPGDSIHFDPSIPHRWVAAGEKPAQAVVVAIIPERLQGDLMGRITAAMGNSSIEEPGAAALAENA